A section of the Desulfotignum balticum DSM 7044 genome encodes:
- a CDS encoding TolC family protein — MIDRKQDHTAGEGIFTAQKAWQVVALMGFFLLGQVSTPAFSGEALTFPQALDMMVSRNESVLSAASEVEQKEYEAKATRGLNFPEVTLSGQFVRINDVIDLDLNPIRDVILALHPAVPSAAVPLFHETVQEDTFFKSQLNVTWPVYTGGKISAAQRAADAGVRESAAKLDQTRDTLTSELVKFYYAVRLADQVYQIRREVVDALDQHVFQARRLQEEGFIARTEVLHAQVAQARAERERKASLRDLDLAKIALANILAAKNPVIPVSPLFLLPSVDPEAAFIRQARDHHPAIARIEAVRDRAGENLKAARSERYPTVYLFGTRELYENDLTVLDPAWSIGAGVNVTLFDGGARAGKIAAARNIENQAELMQRKLARDLETLVSSRYQEMMKASEQYDSLQSSVDLAKENIRARNRSFEEGLATSLDVVDAQLSLSETRVERLLAAYNFDVALARLLEACGRGTKFPQYLAGNMMEVEH, encoded by the coding sequence ATGATAGACAGAAAACAAGACCATACCGCCGGAGAGGGCATTTTTACTGCCCAAAAAGCCTGGCAAGTCGTCGCGCTCATGGGTTTTTTTCTTCTGGGTCAGGTATCCACCCCGGCATTTTCCGGGGAAGCCCTGACCTTTCCCCAGGCCCTGGACATGATGGTCTCCCGGAATGAGTCCGTTTTAAGCGCGGCTTCCGAAGTGGAACAAAAGGAATACGAGGCAAAAGCCACCCGGGGATTGAATTTTCCCGAAGTAACCCTCAGCGGCCAGTTTGTCCGGATCAATGACGTCATTGACCTGGATCTGAATCCCATCAGGGACGTGATTCTGGCGTTGCATCCGGCCGTCCCTTCAGCCGCGGTTCCCTTGTTTCACGAAACGGTTCAGGAAGACACCTTTTTCAAGTCACAGCTGAACGTCACCTGGCCGGTGTACACGGGGGGAAAGATTTCAGCGGCCCAGCGCGCTGCGGATGCCGGGGTGCGGGAATCAGCGGCAAAACTGGACCAGACCAGAGACACGCTCACCTCGGAACTGGTTAAATTTTATTATGCCGTCCGGCTGGCCGATCAGGTGTATCAGATCCGCCGGGAGGTCGTGGATGCCCTTGATCAGCATGTGTTTCAGGCCCGGCGGCTGCAGGAAGAAGGATTTATTGCCAGAACCGAGGTGCTTCATGCCCAGGTGGCCCAGGCCCGGGCGGAAAGGGAACGCAAGGCATCGCTCCGGGACCTGGATCTGGCAAAAATAGCGCTTGCCAACATTCTGGCTGCAAAAAATCCCGTTATCCCGGTTTCTCCGTTGTTTCTTTTGCCGTCCGTTGACCCGGAAGCCGCTTTTATCAGGCAGGCCCGGGATCACCATCCCGCCATCGCCCGCATCGAGGCCGTGAGAGACAGGGCCGGGGAAAACCTGAAGGCCGCCAGATCTGAACGGTATCCAACCGTATATCTTTTCGGTACCCGGGAACTTTACGAAAATGATTTGACAGTTTTGGACCCGGCCTGGTCCATCGGTGCCGGGGTCAATGTCACCCTTTTTGACGGGGGGGCCAGGGCCGGCAAGATCGCGGCCGCCCGAAACATAGAGAACCAGGCGGAGTTGATGCAGCGCAAACTGGCCAGAGACCTGGAAACCCTGGTGTCTTCCCGCTACCAGGAAATGATGAAAGCCAGTGAGCAGTATGATTCCCTGCAGTCTTCCGTGGATCTTGCAAAAGAAAATATCCGCGCCAGAAATCGTTCTTTTGAAGAAGGCCTGGCCACATCACTGGATGTGGTCGACGCACAGCTCTCATTGTCTGAAACCCGGGTGGAAAGACTGCTGGCTGCTTACAATTTTGACGTTGCATTGGCCCGGCTCCTGGAAGCATGCGGCCGTGGAACAAAATTCCCCCAGTACCTGGCAGGAAACATGATGGAGGTGGAACATTGA
- a CDS encoding isochorismatase family protein has protein sequence MLVDNGLLEAIVKKGMDPRYDSYSGFFDDGNHDTGLDALLKTHGITDLIMFGLTTDYCARATAMDARSLGYGVRLIRNLCRGVAPDTTGTAIEKMADVGVVMV, from the coding sequence GTGCTGGTGGACAACGGCCTGCTTGAGGCGATCGTGAAAAAGGGCATGGATCCCAGATATGATTCCTATTCCGGTTTTTTTGATGACGGGAATCATGACACGGGTCTGGACGCTTTGCTCAAAACCCATGGCATCACTGATCTGATCATGTTCGGGCTGACCACGGATTACTGCGCCCGGGCAACGGCCATGGACGCCCGGTCCCTCGGGTATGGGGTCAGACTCATCCGGAACCTGTGCCGGGGCGTGGCCCCGGACACCACCGGAACGGCGATCGAAAAAATGGCTGACGTCGGGGTGGTGATGGTGTGA